GCTTCATCCATTCAAGGTCGAGATTGATGCCATCCTTGGTGATGTTGCCGTTCATCCAGTGCCACCAGACTCGGGGACGCGCGCTTTCGGGAGGACTCTGAAAACCCTGCTGAAGGTCGGTCGATGCTTGCTGTGCGAAGACGATCGGCCCACAGACAAAGAATGCCGCTGCGGCGAAGATGCCAACTCTGCGAGAAATAAACCCTGACTTCATGGGATCTCCAGTATGTATGTCAGTCAAGTACAAAAGCTACGGCAGGCGCAGCACTAGATTTCGATTGGCGACGAAGAGGTAGAGAAGCTCAAGGCATTGGCGATGAGCTTCTCTCTGCTAGCTGGTGTATGGTCAGAAGGTCAGCTTTCCACTCAACTGAATCACCCTGCCCGGTGATGAGCTTGTGATCTTTCCTGCGAGTGAATCTGTCAGACCGTTATCGATTGCAGAGCCGCCACCCGATCCTCCCGTAGCCAAACCGCCTACAGTTATTGCGTATTGGTGATGATTGAAGGTATTGAATGTATCGACACGGAAGGCAAGTCTCATCTGATCGGTGAGAGCGAGGCTCTTTGCGAGACCCATGTCGAAGTTATTGATGCCGGGCTGACGTAGGAAGTTACGGCCAGTGTTGCCATATACTCCAGGCGCCGATTGGTAGAAGCATGCCATATTCAAACGCTGAAACTTCGCCATGACACCACCGTGAATATTACAACCTGGGACATAGCTGGCACGGGGAGCAATACTGCCGGTGTAGTTGAGTGGATCGGCTGAGTTGATTCCGAAAGGAAATCCGCTCTGAAAGGTTGTAATACCAGTGAGCTCCCATCCGCCTACCAGCAAGTCAGTGGCTCGGTTAGCTCCTCCCATCACCTTCTTGCCTCGACCAATGGGAAGGTCATAAACATAGCTCGCAACAAAACGCTGGTTAACATCAAAGTCCGATGGAGCATAGTCTAAATTTGGGTTGTGGTTATCCATGAAGCCCTGATAACCGGCACCACTTGCACCTACTCCGGCCGCGGCAGACTTGTCATCCATGCTCTTCGCCCAGGTATAGATCGCAGTTACCGCAAGTGAACTGGTGCGATGCTCGAACTTCGCATTCATCGAGTTGTAGTTGGAGTATCCGTGCCAGTCGCTGTTGATGTAGATACTGGTGAAATTCTTATAGGGCAGCCGCGAACTCGGAAGGCAAGGAGCAACCTTTGTATTCTTATATGATCCATCGGGATTCTGCGCGTCGCAAAATGCCAAGCTATCCGCAGGAATTGCATTGGGTTGAGCGATATCGTGCCGAGTCAGAAGATGGGTTCCCTTTGACCCGATATAGTTCAGCTCGAACGTTGTATTCCTTGCAAGCGACCGCTGCGTTGAAAGCGACCATTGCTGGACATAGGGATTCAACGGATTGTCAGATTCGATAACCGCAATGAACGTCAGCGTCGATACAGGAAACGGAAGGAGTGTGGCGAAAGGTGTAAATAAGTCATTTGTCAGCTTTGAAACACCGGCGTTCGTTGCCGGGGTGAGATTATTACGAATGGCGTAGGGATAGATGTCACCCGAGTCGTCGATCTCGCGTCCCTCAGATGAATCCCAGAAGATGCCGTAGCCGCCGCGAATAACGGTCTTATCTCCAGCGCGATAGGCAAAGCCGAACCGTGGAGCAAAGGGAGTCTTCGAGCCGGGATGAGGGACATTCGATCCACAATAACGCAGGATCGGCGTCACATTATCGTAACCAACTCCGGTTGCTACACCGTTTGTTCCCAGAGTCTTGTCGGCGTAGCACAATCCACCTTGGGTATTTTGGTTATCGAGCCAGAAGAAGTGATTCTGCGCTTCATAGGGTGCAGCACGAAAATCCCAGCGCATACCAATATTCAATGTAAGTCTCTGGGTTACTTTCAGATCATCTTGAGCGTATGGCGCAAAGTAGCTGAAGATGTGAGTCTGGGGATTGCCGGCCTGATCGGTTGGGCTCAGAGGACCCGGTACATAACCGGCAGCGCTGCTGTAATAGCCGAGAAGCATATCAGCGACAGCATTACCGGTACCGCAGTCAGCGTTGCTCGCCGGGCAACCTACCTTATTGTTAGTGATAGATGCTGAACTAAATCCATAGTCGCCCAGAAAATCGTCATCAAGGTTGCGTACCAACCGCCAACGCCGATAGTCGCCACCGAAGCCAAAGGTGTTTCTTCCCTTTACCCACGTATAGGAGTCAGCAAACTCCCATGCGGGCTGATCGGATCCGGTGTAAGCGTTGACAGGACCACCGACGGTTGCGTACTGGCTTAGACCAATACTGGGATAGGTAAGCTGAAGCGGTCCGAACTTCTGGAAAGTTCCCGTAAGCCCCAGCGACGTGACAAAGGAGTCAGGTGGAGTTGTGGCTCCCTGAGGTGCAGAGGCATCAAGATAACCGAAGCGGAAGTTATTCGTGCTCCGTGTGCCGAGACTGATGGTGTGCGATATCTCCCAGTTCTTTTGTGTCTCATACTGTGTCTCAAGGCCGTAGACAAGCGAAGCAGTGTTAAGGCTGCTATTTTGATAGGTCGAATAAGTGTAGCGCCCAAAGACAAGACCAAGCTTACCTAGCGTCTGATCGACGCGGTACGTCTGCTGGTTCGTGACCAGAGGTAATCCAACCGACTTTACAAAGTTAATCGTACCGGGAGTAGCGTTAGCTGCACCAGCGTTCGGAGTAGGCCAGAAGCCTGCACCAATCGCAGCATTGGCTAGACGTGCTGTAATCCGACTGGCGGGGATCTTGTTTCCAGGAAAAGGTTGACCGGTAAGTGGGTCTACAGGAAGACAATTCAGACTCGAATTTAAGTTTGTGGTGCATGCGGTACTTCCGTTGACCGGAAGATTTTCTGCGGAGAAGTCGCCAGTCAGCACCGCAGGATTTGGCACGGATGCCTTTTCGATCGTCCCGTTGATGATGCGCCATCCTTCATAGTTTGCCATCCAGAACGTTTTGTTGCGGCCGTCGTACAGTTTGGGAATGTACACCGGCCCGTCTGCAACGAAACCAAACTGATTCTGGCGCAACTTTGGAAGGGGAGTTTTCACTCCTGCCTGATAGTCGGCTGCGGTTGGGAACGGACTTGCATCATACGCATTGTTACGGTTGAACTCAAATACTGTTCCATGAATCCTGTTGGTTCCGCTCTTACTGACGAGATTGATCTGGTTGGCGCTGAAGCCGAACTCGGCGGGATAGCTGCCACTCTCAACTTTGAACTCCTGAATCGCATCCTGCGACAGAATGACCGCAGGAGTTACCAGCGCTGTATCTGTATTGATCAACCCATCGAGGGTGTAGTTATTCGACTCGGGCCGAGCTCCATTGATGCTGATGGCATTACCTGATCCCTGGCGCATTGTGCCTTGCTCGCCGCCTACTGTGACTGCTCCTGCGCCCAGCAAGAGCAGTTGCATGAAGTTGCGGCCGTTGAGCGGAAGCTCTTCTACCTGCTTCTGACTCACTAGCTGTCCGATGGCGGAGCTATCGGTATCGAGCGCTAATGCTTGCGCCATCACCTGCACGGTCTCGGTTACCGCTCCCGGCTTCAAGACCACGTTGACGCGAATCTTCTGATCAACGGCAAGTGTGAAGTCGCTTGTCACCGACTTCTGAAATCCCGACATCTCAGCCGACACAGAATAAGATCCCGGGTTCAACGATGAAGCCTGATAGTCTCCCGATGAACTGGAAGTCATGCGAACCTTCGCATCGGTTGCAGTGTTGGTCACGGTCACAACCGCATTCGCAACGATAGCGCCGGTACTATCGGTCACGGTCCCCAGAATCGTCCCTGTAGCTCCAGCCTGAGCATAAAGCCTGTCAGAGACCGCGAACAAGCTTACGAAAAGGAGCGTGGCCTGAGCTGCTCTCAAGAAGATTTTTATCTTCGCTGATTTATTTTTCTGAATCGCCTCGTGGTTCTGCATGATGGATCCTCCGGAGTTTTCGAACCGAATTCTTAAACGGGATAGCTCCGTCAACACCGCAAACGACGCAGCCTTTACCCGATGAGTCCTCTATAAAATTCCTACTCGGCGTTTCAGCAGATTTATTCGCAACACGATCAGTTACGCCAAAGTAGGCACAATGAGCCCAAGCAGCAGTTACTCGAAAAAGAGCTACACACAGAAACAAGTGAACGTTGTTGCCATATCGAAACTTGTTCGCTATTGAGGAACGGCGCAACAATAGCTCTCTAAAATAGCAATGTCAATCATTAAAAATAGTTTTTCTATTGACAACTGCGAAATCACAGACATCTTTCGTCTACGGAAGCCGCAATCCATTTGGCAACGATCAAGCTGTCAGACCACTGCTACAGTTCGTCCGTCATCAGCGTGTAAGCACTCAATGCCGTCAGTTGCACGCAATATAACAAAACGCCATCTATAGACCCCGTATTACGGTAAGTCGCATCTCAGCCCAAAGCCTTCTTGGATAGAAGCGAATGGATAGTTAGGAGATGTCGTGAAGTGCAGTTTGAAGACACTTAGCATGTCGAGGTCGGACCACATGCTTACTCTGGATTCCGGAATATTCTGCAAGAGCAAGATCAATTTTCTGACTGCTCTCTTCCCTGTTTCCGATGATGAATCGATTTCTAAGCTATCTCGACCTGATTTCGATAAAGTGAGTCAGAGGAACACGACGAAGAGTCGAATTCAGCGTTCAGCTTTCTTGCGATCGCATAGGCTCCATTATTCGCATGGCAGAGGCGCCCACTCACCACAAGAGTTCTAACAATTCGATAGACTGTCGTCTTTGCAATTCCGGTTTCTTGATGAATCTGTTCGATCCGCATCCCCCCTGGCACCTCTCCGAGAAGATCGAGCACCTGAACGGACTTCAATAAAATGGGAACTATATACTCGCGATCCAGATCAGGTTGCAAGCGTCGTGCTCTATCAGTTCGACTCTCCCTGGCACGATACTTCGTTAAAATTTTGGCCTCTGTAATTGGCGACATGCTTATCTCCTCTCAGGAAACGAACAAGATTCATAAAGCCGCGCTGAAGAACTTCACTGGATTCGGGCAAATCCAAGATTAAGAAACAATGCGATTTTTTCGAGTTGCGCTGCGAGATGTCCAACCCCGACAGCACAGTGATGCGCAGGCCCTTGGGCATTCCATTGCTCAACGAAACGTCGCGCTCCCTGCGGAAAGCGATAACGGCTATTTGTGTTGCCGATCTCAAGGATCCTGCCAGCCACGCTATCACCCTCTGCAACAAGTAATTTGAAGCCACGGGCCCTATCTTCTACGACGGAAAGCAGAGTGACTGGTCCATGCTTCACGGACATCTCTACCGACAACCCTTTGCCTACTTTGCCGTGATACACCTGCAAGGGACGCACCTTGATCTTGCCCTGAGCGATTCCAATGTGGCCTGGCCCATCGTGCCCCATCAGAACAAGGTCCGATGCAAAGTCCATTGCGTAGTATTCCGTGAAGGATCCGCCTGCGCCGAGAAGGT
This region of Edaphobacter dinghuensis genomic DNA includes:
- a CDS encoding TonB-dependent receptor — encoded protein: MFAVSDRLYAQAGATGTILGTVTDSTGAIVANAVVTVTNTATDAKVRMTSSSSGDYQASSLNPGSYSVSAEMSGFQKSVTSDFTLAVDQKIRVNVVLKPGAVTETVQVMAQALALDTDSSAIGQLVSQKQVEELPLNGRNFMQLLLLGAGAVTVGGEQGTMRQGSGNAISINGARPESNNYTLDGLINTDTALVTPAVILSQDAIQEFKVESGSYPAEFGFSANQINLVSKSGTNRIHGTVFEFNRNNAYDASPFPTAADYQAGVKTPLPKLRQNQFGFVADGPVYIPKLYDGRNKTFWMANYEGWRIINGTIEKASVPNPAVLTGDFSAENLPVNGSTACTTNLNSSLNCLPVDPLTGQPFPGNKIPASRITARLANAAIGAGFWPTPNAGAANATPGTINFVKSVGLPLVTNQQTYRVDQTLGKLGLVFGRYTYSTYQNSSLNTASLVYGLETQYETQKNWEISHTISLGTRSTNNFRFGYLDASAPQGATTPPDSFVTSLGLTGTFQKFGPLQLTYPSIGLSQYATVGGPVNAYTGSDQPAWEFADSYTWVKGRNTFGFGGDYRRWRLVRNLDDDFLGDYGFSSASITNNKVGCPASNADCGTGNAVADMLLGYYSSAAGYVPGPLSPTDQAGNPQTHIFSYFAPYAQDDLKVTQRLTLNIGMRWDFRAAPYEAQNHFFWLDNQNTQGGLCYADKTLGTNGVATGVGYDNVTPILRYCGSNVPHPGSKTPFAPRFGFAYRAGDKTVIRGGYGIFWDSSEGREIDDSGDIYPYAIRNNLTPATNAGVSKLTNDLFTPFATLLPFPVSTLTFIAVIESDNPLNPYVQQWSLSTQRSLARNTTFELNYIGSKGTHLLTRHDIAQPNAIPADSLAFCDAQNPDGSYKNTKVAPCLPSSRLPYKNFTSIYINSDWHGYSNYNSMNAKFEHRTSSLAVTAIYTWAKSMDDKSAAAGVGASGAGYQGFMDNHNPNLDYAPSDFDVNQRFVASYVYDLPIGRGKKVMGGANRATDLLVGGWELTGITTFQSGFPFGINSADPLNYTGSIAPRASYVPGCNIHGGVMAKFQRLNMACFYQSAPGVYGNTGRNFLRQPGINNFDMGLAKSLALTDQMRLAFRVDTFNTFNHHQYAITVGGLATGGSGGGSAIDNGLTDSLAGKITSSSPGRVIQLSGKLTF
- a CDS encoding helix-turn-helix domain-containing protein; translation: MSPITEAKILTKYRARESRTDRARRLQPDLDREYIVPILLKSVQVLDLLGEVPGGMRIEQIHQETGIAKTTVYRIVRTLVVSGRLCHANNGAYAIARKLNAEFDSSSCSSDSLYRNQVEIA